A region of Leishmania mexicana MHOM/GT/2001/U1103 complete genome, chromosome 8 DNA encodes the following proteins:
- a CDS encoding putative dihydrolipoamide dehydrogenase has product MKRTIFAWTRKFDVCVLGGGPAGIAAAVRAHELGKKACIIEESRIGGADFWNGALQSKTLWEMAKFARYTKGNTSHRFMKPIGELPKIKHSNLIKAITNAAETREAQTLEVLSNAKIEVLFGFGSFKTPNSVAVAKKDGTEETVEADYFLIATGANPRPHPTAVADGKVVFTSDDIMMQPLPKSVVIIGAGVIGCEFASIFANFGVTQVSIIEKSGRILPMEDEDIALFVQRLLEQKGVCFHHHSAMESSSISDGKFHYTLRDVRDNSLHQHVTDSALVSIGRVPAISKLNLEAIGVTVKNSCIDRDEFLRIEPHKHIYACGDTCTRAALVNVAELEGRACIDHMYTPYPEEQLKLKLDNLSTIMFLDQEVAAVGLNEQQCQKMSISYKMARYSYEYVGRALAMGNTRGFIKLVVTNDNKMQVLGVRAVGPHASSIIELASLAIHNRDSAYDLRNLHAVYPAITQGFQECLNMLLGSSILKPDVFPQLVVREWNPPHFEHGRAYAHKK; this is encoded by the coding sequence ATGAAGCGCACTATCTTTGCATGGACGAGGAAATTCGATGTTTGCGTGCTAGGCGGTGGTCCAGCCGGCATTGCCGCGGCCGTCCGCGCGCACGAGCTGGGGAAAAAGGCCTGCATCATTGAAGAGTCCCGTATCGGCGGTGCTGACTTTTGGAATGGCGCGCTCCAGTCCAAGACATTGTGGGAAATGGCGAAATTCGCGCGATACACAAAGGGCAACACGTCTCACCGTTTCATGAAGCCTATAGGCGAACTTCCAAAGATAAAACACAGCAATCTCATCAAGGCCATCACGAACGCCGCCGAAACGCGTGAAGCTCAGACGCTGGAGGTTCTCTCCAACGCCAAAATTGAGGTACTTTTCGGATTCGGTTCTTTTAAGACGCCGAACTCGGTAGCTGTCGCCAAGAAAGACGGCACGGAAGAAACTGTCGAGGCGGATTACTTTCTGATTGCCACCGGTGCCAACCCACGGCCTCACCCAactgccgtcgccgacggaAAGGTTGTCTTCACTTCCGATGATATCATGATGCAACCGCTTCCCAAGAGTGTTGTTATTATCGGCGCGGGTGTCATCGGATGCGAGTTCGCATCTATTTTCGCCAATTTCGGAGTAACGCAAGTGAGTATTATTGAAAAAAGTGGCCGTATTTTGCCTATGGAGGACGAAGATATCGCACTTTTTGTACAAAGACTTCTTGAGCAAAAAGGTGTTTGTTTCCACCATCACTCCGCCATGGAGAGCAGTAGCATCAGTGATGGAAAGTTCCACTACACTCTTAGAGATGTTCGTGACAACTCTCTTCACCAACATGTCACGGATAGCGCTCTCGTTTCCATCGGACGTGTACCAGCAATTTCAAAGCTGAATTTAGAGGCGATCGGCGTCACGGTGAAAAATAGCTGCATCGACCGAGACGAATTCCTTCGCATCGAACCACACAAACACATTTATGCCTGCGGAGATACTTGCACGCGTGCTGCTCTCGTCAACGTCGCTGAACTGGAagggcgtgcgtgcatcgACCATATGTACACACCATATCCCGAGGAGCAATTGAAGCTCAAGCTGGACAATCTCTCCACCATCATGTTCCTTGATCAAGAAGTGGCAGCTGTCGGTCTAAATGAGCAACAGTGTCAAAAGATGTCAATCAGCTACAAGATGGCACGATACAGCTACGAATACGTAGGGCGTGCGTTAGCCATGGGTAACACGAGAGGCTTTATCAAACTAGTTGTGACCAACGACAACAAGATGCAAGTCCTCGGTGTGCGCGCAGTGGGTCCCCATGCCAGCAGTATTATTGAGCTCGCGTCGCTGGCCATCCACAACCGTGACTCGGCATACGACTTGCGCAATCTTCACGCCGTCTACCCCGCTATCACTCAGGGATTCCAAGAGTGTCTTAACATGCTTTTAGGCTCCTCGATTTTGAAACCTGACGTCTTCCCGCAACTTGTTGTGCGGGAATGGAATCCTCCTCATTTCGAGCACGGGCGCGCATACGCGCACAAAAAATGA